The following coding sequences are from one Peromyscus eremicus chromosome X, PerEre_H2_v1, whole genome shotgun sequence window:
- the LOC131899505 gene encoding claudin-34-like translates to MVRKRASRQLGGFAAVILAWILCSASIGLPRWRVWGFREPMDSKPSMTLVGMWKTCVHHRENNSTISRVCYPYTYQDTFIPLDIRIAQHLLLVSSFLGMVATVSVFAALWKLYSGKLPKKATHNPFVFPGVLNIIAGSFLFLSVLYNYLSIIRKAGIAFPPYFRTPSFPDTQKVGSALVMATLSSFLFLVGGTISFSFTLPRRSHIRSNI, encoded by the coding sequence ATGGTCAGAAAGCGTGCCAGCCGGCAGCTAGGAGGCTTTGCTGCTGTCATCCTAGCATGGATCCTTTGTAGCGCTTCTATAGGCCTCCCTCGTTGGCGAGTGTGGGGTTTTCGAGAGCCCATGGATTCCAAGCCCAGCATGACTTTAGTGGGGATGTGGAAAACCTGCGTTCACCACCGGGAAAATAATTCAACCATTTCTAGAGTGTGTTACCCATATACCTATCAGGACACCTTCATTCCTTTGGATATTCGAATTGCTCAACACCTGTTACTTGTCTCCAGCTTTCTCGGCATGGTTGCGACAGTCTCAGTTTTTGCTGCTCTTTGGAAATTGTACTCAGGGAAACTCCCGAAGAAAGCCACCCACAATCCATTCGTCTTTCCAGGGGTTCTGAACATCATTGCTGGcagctttctcttcctttctgtcttgtaCAACTATTTATCCATCATTCGCAAGGCTGGGATTGCCTTCCCCCCATATTTCCGCACGCCGTCCTTCCCAGATACCCAGAAAGTTGGCAGTGCATTGGTAATGgcaactctttcttctttcttatttctaGTGGGTGGcacaatttccttttctttcactcTTCCCCGGCGTTCCCATATACGTTCTaacatttaa